A window of Ferrimicrobium sp. genomic DNA:
TGGGTGAGTGATGCACGATTATTCTCGACATTCTGGCCCGGATCGGATGATCTGATGGGTCTCCCGTGCCACCTCCACCGGAAGCGGCTAGGTGCGATGACCGATTACCCCTCCCGCACCCACTTCGCGCACATTAGCGATCGAAACACCCCGGGACCCAGCAACTCAACGATGATCTCCCTCCCGTCAAGAACGCAAGATCCAAAAGCATCGACCCGTTCGCTCTGACATCTTCGAGTGCAACTACCATACGAACTCCTTGAGTTGGCCAGGGTTGGCTCACCGCATCTGGGGACCATCCAGACTTGTTGACATGGCACGGTTCTCGACCGTTAGCCTCTTAGAGAGGATGTATCGCAGTGTACCAGCGTTGTACGGAAATATCGCGCTTGGTTGAGACGCCTTGAGTTCCGCTCCTGGATGGGCTATGCTCCACTAACGAAAGCATAAAATCAGACGGGCGCCTACCCAGCCGACCTTTCGGAAAGGAGTCGCTATGTGCGACGACACCGTAGAGCACCATCATTCCTCGCACCAGGAGTCTACTCTTCGAAGACCTCTCGACAAGGGTATAGCTCTCCGAGGTGTTGACGGCGTTCGTGTCTTCACGCTGGTGGACAACTATGGCGATATGTTCGCCCCCTCCGAGGATGTAATCAAAAGGCACCATATCATTCATCCCGTTCCTGCCGAGTCAACGGCTGAGGGCTATACTCACATTCCGCTGAGAGCAGAGCATGGCTACTCTGCCCTGGTCACCATCGACGATGGGCCCCACACCTACCGCATACTTTTCGATACCGGGATCTCGCCAGATGGATTGGTCCACAACATGTCCCTCCTCGATCTCGATCCTCGAGATATCGACATCATCGTGTTGAGCCACGGACACTTCGACCACACCGGAGGGCTCGTGGGCCTCGTCGAGAAGCTCGGCGGTAAGAACCTACCGCTCATCCTTCATCCAGACTCCTTCAACGTCCGACGCCTCCATACGAAGGAGGGAATTATACCAATACCGACTCCATCACGCAGTTACCTCGCGGCATCCATGATTGACGTGATCGAAGAGCCTCAGCCGAGTTACCTCTTTAACGGGGCACTCCTTGTTACCGGGGAGATACAACGAACAACCCCCTTTGAACACGGGTTTCCAGTTCAAGAGCGTTTTGACGGGCAGGATTGGATAGGTGATGCTCTTGTGCTCGACGATCAAGCGATGGTCATCAATATCAAGAACCAGGGTCTCGTTGTGATCACCGGTTGTGGTCATGCAGGGATTATCAACACCCTCAACTACGCAACCCGCCTCACTGGAGAATCCAACATCGCAGCGGTGATCGGAGGGTTCCACCTATCAGGAACTGACTTCGCGCCCAGCATCCCAAAGGTCATCGAGGCCTTCGACGTCCTAAAGCCCAAGCGGATCCTCCCCGCGCACTGCACTGGCATGTCGGCAACAATTGCGATTGCACAGGCCTTTCCTGAGCGTTTTTTCGCCAACACCGTCGGAAGCGAGATGATCATCGCCGCCGGTTCGTAGCGCGAGCCACCCACAACACCTGCGATTTGACGATCCTTGATCGTAAATACCCTACTGCACAGCACTGCATCGGCACTGTTGCATGGGGACAGTTGCATGGGCCCTGATTAGCAAGAGTGCAAGCAGATTACGCGCTCTGCTTCACAAGCTGACGATGCTGCATAACTCACTCCAAGGTCCATCCATGAAGCGTTACCACCCAAGCTTCGGTCCTGGTTTCGTTGCTCAGACACCTGAGGAATGGCCGTGGTTGTCCGCCCTCGCGTCACAATCTGGAACCGTCAACCGGATGCAACCGCAGAAAGATCCAGCTGCGAAGAGGGACCTCGCCCCCAGTCGTACTGGTATAACCTGTACATGCCTGCTGCCAGCCATCCCCCTAGCGCGCGAGTAGTCCAAAATAAAGCAGGGAAAGACACGACTATTCTGTGGTGAGTCCCCCAACTTCCAGGCGTTACAGCCCCCTTTAACTAACATTGGCCCCGGCCAACCGCCTGCCGCCAGAGACTCGATGTGTGACGTTGGACATCACTTGCCATTGGCGAGTCCTAGAGCCTCAGCTCCTCGTCACGCTCGTAAACTCTCAAACAGGGGCGCGTCCCAACTCACACCTGGGCTCTGCTCGCCACCGGATCATTCTCCCATCGAACTCCGCGAGGTTCAACAGATGCAGGAAGACGCTAGGTTTGCTCAGGGGAGCTCTCCATGAGTGGTTCGGGCAGTGGCTGGGCACCCAGGAGGCACGATGACGTCAATCAAAGCCAGCTACTGGTACATGGTACTAGGCATGCAAACTATCTGCTCAACTTGGCAAATCTTTACTGAAGCTATGCCTTGGTAGGCAGAAAACAATGAAGACTCCAGCCATCACCCAACCTTTGGGAACCCACAAGTTCATGCGAGCCCTCGTCGCTGGGGTTGCGCTGTGTACAACAGCCTCCGGATTGGCCGCATGTGGATCGCTAACGGTAGCACATGATCCACCCCCGGTCTCGGCCCCATCTGCGAGTGCCATCGTTGGCGGCCGCTACGACAGGATCTTGACAGTGGGTAGTTTGCAAATCTCACCATCTCGAACTGAGATGACCACAAAGAATCTTGGGCTGACCTGGGACCAAGCCGCAAAGCTCTTCGAAGCTACTTCCGAAGTCCAAGGATCCCACGCTCAGGCGATCCTTGGCTACGGGCTCGTGACGCTAGGCAACTCAAAGGTACCACCTCCAGGCACCCCACCCCTTGATCACCGTGGCGCGTGGGTGGGGATCGCATGGGGTGGAGTCACCTCGTGCCCAGCGGCGAATCCGCCGAAAGATTCCACGTCAACTAAGACTGCCTATCGTTCGATCTATACCGCAGTCGTGATCTATGGTCAGGGTGGGGACGGAGCAGTTGTCTACACCAATCGGGGTACTCCGCCGTGTGGCGGCCCGCTGACCGGGCCAAAACTCGCGACCGCTCGCGAAGTGCTTTCAGTGCCTTGGCAACCAACATCAGCGTCAGAAGACGGGTCCATCCCCGTTGCCTACCGGGCGCCGAGCTGCGCCGGGCTGTTCTCGACCACAGCCGACGGCAATCTGAAGACCGACCTATTCAAGGTTGGTGTCGAAGTCACCGTCCCCTTCGACTACGCCAAGTGTCAAACCATCACCAACACGACCGATGTCGTTCTCGCTCCACACTCGACTACTCCTGGCACACCCACCGTCCCCCCGCATCCAATCCTTGCTCACGCTCCGACCGGTTTGGTAAAGGTTCTCGAGGTCGGCGATCTCGTGGACTCCGGTCCACATGCCTCGCCAACCTCCTTGTCTTCGTTATCGATCGATTGAACCTGAGTTCAAACAGCTTCATCGAAATCCGAAGGCACGCAGGATACAGCAGATACGAGCGAATTCGTGGACTCTCGCTGATCAGAGCAGGGTGAGTAAAGCCACTGTCCGCGGGCGGTTGAGAATAGGGACAAGAGATAAATTGGAGAGGATGCCAGCCCGTGAGATCGAGGAGGCTCGCTGGCAAATCTCGATAGCATTCCTGCGCCGGAGCACCAAAGACGCCTTGGAGAGTTCTGGTCGTGATTATCGACGGGAAGGGGCTGTTTTGAGCACGCGAAGGAGGAGGATGGAGTCGCCTGAT
This region includes:
- a CDS encoding MBL fold metallo-hydrolase produces the protein MCDDTVEHHHSSHQESTLRRPLDKGIALRGVDGVRVFTLVDNYGDMFAPSEDVIKRHHIIHPVPAESTAEGYTHIPLRAEHGYSALVTIDDGPHTYRILFDTGISPDGLVHNMSLLDLDPRDIDIIVLSHGHFDHTGGLVGLVEKLGGKNLPLILHPDSFNVRRLHTKEGIIPIPTPSRSYLAASMIDVIEEPQPSYLFNGALLVTGEIQRTTPFEHGFPVQERFDGQDWIGDALVLDDQAMVINIKNQGLVVITGCGHAGIINTLNYATRLTGESNIAAVIGGFHLSGTDFAPSIPKVIEAFDVLKPKRILPAHCTGMSATIAIAQAFPERFFANTVGSEMIIAAGS